A genome region from Glutamicibacter arilaitensis Re117 includes the following:
- a CDS encoding DUF202 domain-containing protein, producing the protein MKEPIEISDPGLQPERTVFAWNRAMVSFLVVSAVFLRWLPHYGIGMILLIAVSSSMALGILLSQRARYRRMALGVKHEKVQADVVAALMTTLALCALGGYALFLVLGPN; encoded by the coding sequence ATGAAAGAGCCCATCGAGATCAGCGACCCGGGGTTGCAGCCAGAGCGCACCGTCTTCGCGTGGAACCGGGCAATGGTTTCATTTCTCGTGGTCTCGGCCGTTTTCCTGCGTTGGCTGCCGCACTACGGCATCGGCATGATCCTGCTGATCGCGGTGTCCTCGTCGATGGCTCTGGGGATCCTGCTCTCGCAGCGTGCGCGCTATCGGCGCATGGCCCTCGGGGTCAAGCACGAGAAGGTCCAGGCGGACGTGGTGGCGGCGCTGATGACCACGCTGGCGCTTTGTGCGCTGGGCGGATATGCGCTGTTCCTGGTGCTCGGCCCGAACTAG
- a CDS encoding YidH family protein, which yields MAEPERSRISRWLLPQGSEPDPRFTLANERTFLAWIRTSLAFLAGGTALEAFAAEAFPSPVRTWLAVLVIGVGILIAAGAAVRWVRVERSMRTGRPLPIPAIVPLLAFGAVVASLAAIAMIFWSLSS from the coding sequence ATGGCCGAGCCAGAACGCAGCCGGATTTCACGCTGGCTATTGCCGCAGGGCAGTGAACCTGACCCGCGCTTCACCCTTGCCAACGAGCGCACATTCTTGGCCTGGATCCGCACCTCATTGGCATTCCTCGCGGGCGGCACAGCGCTGGAGGCCTTCGCCGCAGAGGCCTTCCCGTCGCCAGTTCGCACCTGGCTGGCGGTGCTGGTGATCGGCGTCGGCATCCTGATTGCCGCCGGTGCAGCCGTGCGCTGGGTCCGCGTGGAACGCAGCATGCGCACCGGCCGGCCGTTGCCGATTCCCGCCATTGTCCCGCTGCTGGCATTCGGTGCCGTGGTGGCCTCACTGGCAGCGATCGCCATGATTTTCTGGTCCCTCAGCTCGTGA
- a CDS encoding MBL fold metallo-hydrolase, which yields MASTNLNPHVATLGTAGGPRWWTGENAGKRAGISTAVVVGESVYLVDAGTGVGNQLMKAGFTPANLRGIFLTHLHSDHTIDLASLAIFGMFTLPAGKAPISIIGPGDRGALPPASPRAATAPQPVFARNPTPGTASMFEHLMQAYATDLNDRVIDALRPSPLDHFIASDIAIPAGTGYHPNGNPTPEGFAPFEIYRDELVTVTATLVKHPPIAPAFAFRFDTAEGSVTISGDTAPCQTLVALAQDTDLLLHEAIDFDWVQRAYGSVGTLEAQASMDHHRASHTSPEQAIAIAHEAGARTLALHHLVPGTTPLEVWEAHAEKFSGNYLVPNDLDTISFSRVTSEMAAAR from the coding sequence ATGGCCTCCACCAATCTCAATCCCCACGTCGCTACGCTGGGCACCGCCGGCGGACCACGCTGGTGGACCGGCGAGAACGCTGGCAAGCGTGCGGGGATTTCCACCGCAGTAGTCGTGGGCGAGAGCGTCTACCTGGTGGATGCCGGAACCGGCGTGGGCAACCAGCTGATGAAGGCAGGATTCACCCCAGCGAACCTGCGCGGCATCTTCCTCACGCATTTGCACTCCGATCACACCATCGATCTGGCTTCGCTGGCCATCTTCGGGATGTTCACCCTGCCGGCCGGCAAGGCTCCGATTTCCATCATCGGCCCGGGCGACCGCGGCGCCCTGCCGCCAGCGTCCCCGCGCGCCGCCACCGCCCCGCAGCCGGTCTTCGCGCGCAACCCGACCCCCGGGACCGCCTCGATGTTCGAGCACCTGATGCAGGCCTACGCCACGGACTTGAACGACCGCGTGATCGACGCGCTGCGTCCCTCGCCGCTGGACCACTTCATCGCCTCGGACATCGCGATCCCGGCTGGCACCGGGTACCACCCCAATGGCAACCCGACGCCCGAGGGCTTCGCGCCGTTCGAGATCTACCGCGACGAGCTGGTCACGGTGACCGCAACACTGGTCAAGCACCCGCCCATCGCTCCGGCCTTCGCCTTCCGCTTCGACACCGCCGAAGGCTCGGTGACCATTTCCGGGGACACTGCACCATGCCAGACCCTGGTAGCCCTCGCGCAGGACACCGACCTGCTGCTGCATGAGGCCATCGATTTCGATTGGGTGCAACGCGCCTACGGTTCGGTTGGCACCCTGGAGGCCCAGGCCTCGATGGACCACCACCGCGCATCGCACACCTCGCCGGAACAGGCAATCGCGATTGCCCACGAAGCCGGGGCGCGCACCCTTGCCTTGCACCACTTGGTCCCCGGAACCACGCCCCTGGAAGTCTGGGAGGCCCACGCCGAGAAATTCTCCGGCAACTACCTGGTGCCCAACGACCTGGACACGATATCCTTTTCCCGCGTCACTAGTGAAATGGCGGCAGCACGATGA
- a CDS encoding MFS transporter: MSNTLNNGTSMEAQVLVPSLNSPQMRRILASSFIGSAIEFYDFILYATAASLVFNKVFFVGLTPGVAIFASFATLAVGYLARPLGGIIFGHFGDKIGRKGVLITSMAMMGGASTLIGLLPPTAQIGMLAPSR, translated from the coding sequence ATGAGCAACACCTTGAATAACGGCACCAGCATGGAGGCACAGGTGCTGGTCCCCTCGCTGAACTCCCCGCAGATGCGCCGGATCCTGGCTTCCAGCTTCATCGGCAGCGCGATCGAATTCTACGATTTCATCCTCTATGCCACCGCGGCCTCGCTGGTCTTCAACAAGGTCTTCTTCGTGGGACTGACCCCGGGCGTGGCAATCTTCGCTTCCTTCGCCACCCTGGCCGTGGGCTACCTGGCCCGCCCGCTGGGCGGCATCATCTTCGGCCACTTCGGCGACAAGATCGGGCGCAAGGGCGTGCTGATCACCTCGATGGCCATGATGGGCGGCGCCTCGACGCTGATCGGGCTGCTGCCTCCCACCGCCCAGATCGGCATGCTGGCCCCATCGCGCTGA